The following coding sequences are from one Primulina eburnea isolate SZY01 chromosome 15, ASM2296580v1, whole genome shotgun sequence window:
- the LOC140814237 gene encoding uncharacterized protein, which yields MVECLLDHTQFLHFRVSASFLPTTVFCSFVYAKCDYIERRQLWTSLLQVKPDHGPWLVGGDFNVVRNSSECLGSSGGRFASMEEFNHFILDSGLVDAGFEGSSFTWTNKTIWKRLDRVLFPVFASGPSSFRFQSMWLRHHGFLQTVRLNWNLPCHLNGMHRLFVKLKRLKSHLKWWNKGVFGDLFAKLAEAEQAVRVAEAVCEADPSDLHWTTLSNCNVDLARVTAMEADFWRQKAACRWLEDVWGRLFQNLLTGDPFVLSCPDFSDFPLVISDLENANIAAPPSLEEVRATVFSIHRDSVAGPDGFSSAFFQHCWEIVHQDVLDAVLDFFRGSPMPQGFTATTITLIPKVMGAQAWSDFRPISLCNVTNKIISKLLYSRLKVVAERLVSWNQSGFVPGRVISDNILLAQELTHSLSLPTRGGNVILKLDMAKAYDRVQWSFLLDVLRHYGFSEQLISMVHSPDSLDPLGVSDRADPLSPLLFILGAEYLSRGLDRLYRQFPAIRYRSGCDLPVSHLAYADDIIIFATGGNREMNSLMDFLHHYENCSGQLMVSKKLEGWELKTLSPGSRMTLLRSVLLSVPLYMFQVVQPPLAVMKRLEKVFNGFLWGARPLDKKWHWARWSRACLPVSEGGLGFRRLKDIVESFSIKLWFRFRQGSSLWAKFMMRKYCQLVHPACVSSTGFISPTWRRLLKIRPRAESGIRWRVGMGDVNFWDDIWCGDVPLSSQLPVRGDRGVSVSHFISDGVWDFDFLCSVVPPSIAETIALIPIALGEPDLAIWVHSSDGVFSIKSAWELVRLRDQVSDIFTPCWGSWLRPTMSFFLWRFWHQWLPVDDVLQRRGFELASKCQCCAMPETFTHIFIDSPIARSVWHFFGAVFHVRIPLLVISDSSSVLGRARNDAKHRHLHISGETVKSQILSYLRLAHAASTVKPMHWRGVFHAARSLGFFVDTRRVHKMAIVLVSFSEFIGVGTNIRAELWAIWRGLLISSDLHFFPLWIETDSRISLLILRSRRCTWDLEHIVTRIRLLMRGRSVHLSHIYREGNSVADALAWVQTLAQDVFVLVIVLAGCLPLSYGPCKWVQTLAHDMFVLVCSEWVSALFLVVLSFDPLMVPGGPFTAGSPCSPYQL from the exons ATGGTTGAGTGTCTCCTTGATCACACTCAATTCCTTCACTTCAGGGTTTCTGCTAGTTTTTTGCCGACCACTGTGTTTTGTTCCTTTGTTTATGCTAAGTGTGATTATATTGAGCGCAGACAGCTTTGGACTTCTTTGCTTCAGGTTAAGCCTGATCATGGTCCTTGGCTTGTTGGTGGCGACTTTAATGTAGTTAGGAATTCGTCGGAGTGTTTGGGTTCTTCTGGTGGGCGGTTTGCTTCCATGGAAGAATTTAATCACTTTATTTTGGATTCTGGGTTAGTGGATGCTGGTTTTGAGGGGTCTTCGTTCACATGGACGAACAAGACCATTTGGAAGCGTCTTGATCGGGTTTTGT TCCCGGTTTTTGCTAGTGGGCCGAGTTCTTTTCGCTTTCAGAGCATGTGGCTCAGGCACCATGGGTTTTTGCAGACGGTGCGGCTTAATTGGAATTTGCCGTGTCATTTGAACGGCATGCACCGTCTTTTTGTGAAATTGAAGCGCCTGAAGAGCCATCTGAAGTGGTGGAACAAGGGTGTTTTTGGTGATCTTTTTGCCAAACTTGCGGAGGCGGAGCAGGCTGTCCGGGTTGCTGAGGCAGTTTGCGAGGCTGATCCTTCGGATTTGCATTGGACTACTTTGTCCAATTGCAATGTCGATCTTGCTCGAGTTACCGccatggaggcggatttttggCGGCAAAAAGCCGCTTGTAGGTGGTTAGAGGATG TCTGGGGCCGCCTTTTTCAAAACCTGCTTACTGGGGATCCTTTTGTGCTTTCTTGCCCAGATTTTTCTGACTTCCCCTTGGTGATCTCGGATTTGGAGAACGCCAATATTGCTGCCCCCCCTTCTTTGGAGGAGGTGCGGGCGACTGTTTTCTCCATACATCGTGATAGTGTGGCGGGGCCTGATGGTTTCTCTTCGGCCTTCTTTCAGCATTGCTGGGAGATTGTCCATCAGGATGTTTTGGATGCGGTTCTTGATTTCTTTCGGGGTAGTCCCATGCCACAGGGGTTCACTGCCACCACGATCACATTGATTCCCAAAGTCATGGGTGCTCAGGCTTGGTCGGACTTTCGTCCTATCAGCTTGTGTAATGTGACCAATAAGATAATTTCAAAACTTTTGTATTCTCGATTGAAGGTGGTGGCGGAGAGGCTTGTTTCGTGGAATCAGAGTGGCTTTGTTCCAGGGAGGGTGATTTCGGATAATATCCTCCTTGCTCAAGAGCTTACTCATAGTCTTTCTCTCCCCACCCGTGGTGGCAATGTCATTTTGAAATTGGATATGGCCAAAGCCTATGATAGGGTCCAATGGTCTTTTCTGTTGGATGTTTTGAGGCATTATGGCTTTTCAGAGCAG TTAATATCAATGGTTCACTCACCGGATTCTTTGGATCCACTAGGGGTCTCCGACAGGGCGGACCCTTTGTCCCCGCTTCTTTTCATTCTAGGGGCTGAGTACCTTTCGCGTGGTCTTGATCGTCTTTATCGTCAGTTTCCTGCGATTAGGTACCGATCTGGTTGTGATCTCCCTGTTTCCCACCTGGCTTATgctgatgatattattatttttgccaCTGGTGGGAATCGTGAGATGAACAGTCTCATGGATTTTTTGCATCACTATGAAAACTGCTCGGGGCAGTTG ATGGTGAGTAAGAAGTTGGAGGGTTGGGAGCTTAAAACGCTTTCCCCGGGGAGTCGTATGACACTTCTTAGGAGTGTTCTTCTTTCGGTTCCCCTTTACATGTTCCAGGTAGTCCAGCCACCTCTGGCAGTTATGAAGAGGCTTGAGAAGGTTTTCAATGGTTTCTTGTGGGGGGCTAGACCCTTGGATAAGAAATGGCATTGGGCGAGGTGGTCTCGTGCATGTCTTCCTGTCTCTGAAGGGGGTCTTGGATTTCGCAGGCTCAAAGATATTGTGGAAAGCTTCTCCATTAAATTATGGTTTCGTTTTCGTCAAGGTTCATCCCTATGGGCCAAATTCATGATGAGAAAATACTGCCAGTTGGTGCATCCAGCTTGTGTTTCATCTACTGGGttcatttctcccacttggcgtCGTTTGCTTAAGATTAGGCCTCGTGCTGAATCTGGCATTCGATGGAGAGTTGGGATGGGAGATGTTAATTTTTGGGATGATATCTGGTGTGGGGATGTTCCATTATCTAGTCAGTTACCGGTTAGGGGGGATCGAGGTGTCAGTGTTTCTCACTTTATTTCAGATGGGGTTTGGGATTTTGATTTCCTCTGTTCAGTTGTTCCTCCCTCTATTGCTGAGACTATTGCTCTGATCCCTATTGCATTGGGTGAGCCCGATTTGGCCATTTGGGTGCATAGTTCTGACGGTGTTTTTTCGATAAAATCCGCTTGGGAGCTTGTCCGCCTGAGAGACCAAGTTTCTGATATATTCACTCCTTGCTGGGGCAGTTGGCTGAGGCCTACTATGTCTTTCTTCCTATGGAGGTTTTGGCATCAATGGCTTCCAGTTGACGATGTTCTCCAGCGTCGTGGTTTCGAGTTGGCGTCTAAATGTCAGTGCTGTGCGATGCCTGAGACATTCACGCACATTTTCATTGACAGCCCTATTGCCAGATCTGTATGGCATTTTTTTGGGGCTGTTTTTCATGTCCGTATTCCCTTACTAGTGATTTCAGACTCTTCCTCAGTGCTTGGAAGAG CTAGGAATGATGCGAAACACCGTCATTTGCACATTTCTGGGGAGACTGTTAAGTCTCAGATTTTGTCCTATTTGCGTCTCGCTCACGCTGCGTCTACTGTTAAACCTATGCACTGGCGTGGTGTTTTCCATGCTGCGAGGTCGCTGGGGTTTTTTGTTGATACGCGCAGGGTTCATAAAATGGCGATT GTGCTGGTTTCTTTCAGTGAGTTCATTGGAGTTGGGACCAATATCCGGGCAGAACTTTGGGCTATTTGGAGGGGTCTTCTCATTTCTTCTGATCTTCATTTCTTCCCTCTTTGGATTGAGACTGACTCTCGTATATCTCTTCTTATACTTCGCTCCCGCCGGTGTACTTGGGATCTTGAGCATATTGTTACACGGATTCGTTTGCTGATGAGGGGGCGTTCAGTTCATCTATCGCATATTTACCGGGAAGGGAATTCGGTGGCGGATGCCTTGGCG TGGGTCCAGACATTGGCACAGGATGTGTTCGTCCTGGTTATTGTTCTTGCTGGATGTCTTCCACTTTCATATGGTCCGTGCAAGTGGGTACAGACACTTGCTCATGACATGTTTGTTCTTGTTTGTTCGGAGTGGGTTTCTGCACTGTTTCTGGTGGTGCTTTCCTTTGACCCACTCATGGTCCCTGGCGGGCCGTTTACTGCTGGTTCTCCTTGCTCGCCGTATCAGCTATAG